The following proteins come from a genomic window of Rhipicephalus microplus isolate Deutch F79 unplaced genomic scaffold, USDA_Rmic scaffold_67, whole genome shotgun sequence:
- the LOC142790065 gene encoding serine-enriched protein-like: MSGMAEDLAGTEEEPDYSVFENKTGLAEDMKFLASMPELCDVTFLVGDTREPVCAVKAVLAARSRVFHKMLYGGFQGTPNRDRDASSKKRDLNKETKLKLFLKRSSEPMLNIQFPQPQTHQTLIIEEFEPDVFRQLIEYIHTGCVTLQARTLLGLMNAADYYGLEELRKGCMGFVQCCISVDTVCALLASAERYIQYKCTKSLVQKVLEFVDNHGNEVLSLGSFALLPEHVVRLILSREELTADELTKFQAAVHWSKRYCDTMPEAELREVMGNFLECIEFYKIPAGVIMREVHPLGVVPDHVIMNALAFQADPSSVDMNKISSPNRFRRSTIFSVSPLRSMSIADPSPGKPPESDNQINAEVDKAQTKTRGRSKSTFSRPYRRSKTLAES, encoded by the exons ATGAGCGGAATGGCCGAGGACTTGGCGGGCACCGAAGAGGAACCCGACTATTCGGTCTTTGAAAACAAAACAGGGCTGGCCGAAGACATGAAGTTTCTGGCAAGCATGCCAGAACTTTGCGATGTAACTTTTCTCGTGGGAGACACGAGAGAGCCCGTCTGTGCCGTCAAAGCCGTGCTGGCCGCACGGAGCAG GGTATTCCACAAAATGCTGTATGGTGGCTTTCAAGGAACTCCAAATCGTGATCGCGACGCCTCGTCGAAAAAAAGGGATCTAAACAAAGAGACGAAATTGAAATTGTTCTTGAAGAGAAGCAGTGAGCCTATGCTGAACATACAGTTTCCTCAG CCACAGACACACCAGACTCTGATCATAGAGGAGTTTGAGCCTGATGTATTCAGGCAACTCATTGAGTACATACATACTGGCTGCGTCACCTTGCAAGCCAGAACACTCCTGG GTTTGATGAATGCTGCCGATTACTATGGACTGGAGGAATTGAGGAAGGGCTGCATGGGATTTGTCCAATGCTGCATTAGCGTTGACACAGTGTGCGCACTGCTGGCGTCAGCAGAACGTTACATCCAGTACAAGTGTACAAAGTCGCTTGTCCAGAAG GTGCTTGAATTTGTCGACAACCATGGCAATGAGGTGTTGAGCCTTGGCTCATTTGCCCTGCTGCCAGAGCATGTTGTACGACTCATATTGTCGCGTGAAGAACTTACAGCTGATGAGCTCACAAAATTTCAG GCTGCTGTACACTGGAGCAAGCGGTACTGCGACACCATGCCGGAGGCAGAGCTCCGGGAGGTGATGGGCAACTTTCTCGAGTGTATCGAGTTCTACAAGATACCGGCGGGCGTGATCATGCGGGAGGTGCACCCACTGGGCGTGGTGCCAGACCACGTCATAATGAATGCACTCGCCTTCCAGGCAGATCCCTCCAGCGTCGACATGAACAAGATCAGCTCGCCCAACCGCTTCCGTCGATCCACCATATTCAG TGTGTCGCCCCTCAGGTCGATGTCGATAGCTGACCCGTCTCCCGGGAAGCCGCCCGAAAGCGACAACCAGATCAACGCAGAGGTGGACAAGGCCCAGACTAAGACCAGGGGCCGCAGCAAGAGCACCTTCTCCCGGCCCTACCGGCGCAGCAAGACCTTGGCCGAGAGCTAA